From the Gallaecimonas mangrovi genome, one window contains:
- a CDS encoding PilW family protein, whose protein sequence is MKTARGFSLVELMVAMTLGLVMAAAISAVFVASKRGVKSTEQIGELQENASYALRLVTEDLRQAGMMGPMSGTPLIVDTNLSLNGVAVASGSDCSGGGVNNASLPRDTAPAGSFLMLWGGIAASGVMSCLDSKAVTGTDILQIKRLAGPVATSSSWQTASLYLLMNSNNARFWPGSTAGEFTSPPITNGEYWRYIHHIYYIADETRGNLTVPVLKRRYLTIDGGNLVMADEDLVEGVERFHLMYGIDTDDDAIPNYYASASELTDADWIGSSGQRVVAARIYLLIRTQLSDANYDASISYTLGDMTPYSPADHYRRLLLQSTITLPNPQYQQLSF, encoded by the coding sequence ATGAAGACGGCGCGGGGCTTTTCGTTAGTGGAATTAATGGTGGCCATGACCTTGGGGTTGGTGATGGCGGCCGCTATTTCGGCGGTTTTTGTGGCCTCCAAGCGTGGGGTGAAGTCGACCGAGCAAATCGGCGAGCTTCAGGAAAATGCCAGTTATGCCCTGCGTTTGGTGACTGAAGATCTGCGCCAAGCCGGCATGATGGGACCAATGAGCGGCACGCCACTGATTGTTGATACCAACCTGTCACTCAATGGTGTGGCCGTTGCTAGCGGCAGTGATTGCAGTGGCGGTGGTGTTAACAACGCATCGTTACCCAGAGACACGGCCCCGGCTGGTAGCTTTTTAATGCTCTGGGGCGGTATTGCTGCCAGCGGTGTGATGAGCTGCTTGGACAGCAAGGCTGTTACCGGCACCGATATTTTGCAAATCAAACGTTTAGCCGGGCCCGTTGCCACCAGTAGTTCATGGCAAACCGCGAGTCTGTATCTGCTAATGAACAGCAATAACGCGCGTTTTTGGCCGGGTTCCACCGCTGGCGAATTTACTAGCCCGCCTATTACCAATGGCGAATATTGGCGCTACATCCACCACATTTATTACATCGCTGATGAAACGCGCGGCAATTTGACAGTGCCGGTGCTTAAACGCCGCTACCTCACCATTGACGGTGGCAACCTGGTGATGGCCGATGAAGATTTAGTCGAAGGCGTAGAGCGCTTTCACCTGATGTATGGCATCGATACCGATGATGACGCTATCCCCAACTACTATGCCAGCGCCAGTGAGCTAACGGACGCCGACTGGATTGGCTCTTCGGGGCAGCGGGTGGTGGCGGCGCGGATTTATTTATTAATTCGTACCCAACTGAGCGATGCCAATTACGATGCCAGCATCAGCTACACCTTGGGCGATATGACGCCCTATAGCCCGGCCGACCACTACCGGCGCTTACTGCTACAAAGCACCATCACTTTGCCCAATCCCCAATACCAGCAACTGAGCTTTTAG
- a CDS encoding PilX N-terminal domain-containing pilus assembly protein, with the protein MRTGQSGLVLFVALIFLLIITILGVALLSNSAMDAKVAGAVSDRAEALQTGNGMLGDVMKNAATNSTFLQDITAYPITVNTTLTDNEGNSRQTTVVYKLEATCPRSERGNSADTFTCRHFTDSATVTFGRYQLGQLKVVNGVAQPLISPTGS; encoded by the coding sequence ATGAGAACAGGTCAATCAGGACTGGTGTTGTTTGTAGCGCTGATCTTTTTGCTGATCATCACCATTCTTGGGGTGGCGCTGCTGTCCAATAGCGCCATGGACGCCAAGGTGGCCGGGGCGGTTAGCGACAGGGCCGAGGCCTTGCAAACCGGTAATGGCATGTTGGGTGACGTGATGAAAAACGCCGCTACCAACAGCACCTTTTTACAAGACATCACCGCTTACCCTATTACCGTAAATACCACGCTCACCGACAACGAAGGTAACAGCCGCCAAACCACGGTGGTTTATAAGCTAGAGGCCACCTGTCCACGCAGTGAAAGGGGCAACAGCGCTGACACCTTTACCTGCCGCCATTTTACCGACTCGGCAACGGTGACCTTTGGCCGCTACCAGCTTGGCCAGCTCAAGGTGGTGAATGGTGTGGCGCAACCTTTGATATCGCCAACAGGGAGCTGA